From a single Vicugna pacos chromosome 4, VicPac4, whole genome shotgun sequence genomic region:
- the ARID3C gene encoding AT-rich interactive domain-containing protein 3C isoform X2, with amino-acid sequence MEALQRQQAARLAQGVGPLAPPRPPPPPRPSFPGSGSQTLQAPEGVLGEVGAEEEEDAQEDEDGEEAGAEDEVAEESRPGTRGTSSPSSQTPGPHPHEWTYEEQFKQLYELDADPKRKEFLDDLFSFMQKRGTPVNRVPIMAKQVLDLYALFRLVTAKGGLVEVINRKVWREVTRGLSLPTTITSAAFTLRTQYMKYLYPYECETQALSSPGELQAAIDSNRREGRRQAYTAAPLFGLAGPPPRGTPAPARGPAPGPGPAPPAPTPTPGLRSAQGSASGLPVHACAQLSPSPIKKEESGIPTSRLALPVGLAFGPAREKVAPEEPPEKRAVLMGPVDPPRHSAPPSFLPRGKVPLRGVLFARRQPVPASQGPTNPAPPPPTGPPSSVSP; translated from the exons ATGGAGGCCCTGCAGAGACAGCAGGCAGCCCGACTGGCCCAGGGGGTGGGGCCATTGGCACCTCCACGCCCACCGCCACCACCTCGGCCTTCCTTTCCCGGCTCTggctcccagaccctgcaggcccCTGAGGGGGTCTTGGGGGAGGTCGGggctgaggaagaggaggacgCCCAAGAGGATGAGGACGGAGAGGAAGCCGGGGCAGAAGATGAGGTGGCTGAGGAGAGCCGTCCAGGGACCCGGGGCACTAGCTCACCTTCCAGCCAGACCCCTGGACCTCACCCCCATGAGTGGACCTACGAGGAGCAATTCAAGCAG CTGTACGAGCTCGATGCAGATCCCAAGAGGAAAGAATTTCTGGATGACCTGTTTAGCTTCATGCAGAAGAGGG GGACTCCAGTGAACCGTGTACCTATCATGGCGAAGCAGGTGCTGGACCTGTATGCGCTCTTTCGCCTGGTGACCGCCAAGGGCGGCTTGGTGGAAGTCATCAACCGCAAGGTGTGGCGGGAGGTCACGCGGGGCCTCAGCTTACCCACCACCATCACATCGGCCGCCTTCACTCTACGCACCCA GTACATGAAGTACTTGTACCCGTACGAGTGCGAAACGCAGGCGCTCAGCTCCCCGGGGGAGCTCCAGGCCGCCATCGACAGCAACCGACGCGAGGGCCGCCGTCAGGCTTACACCGCCGCCCCGCTCTTCGGCTTGGCGGGGCCGCCCCCTCGGGGCACTCCCGCCCCAGCTCGGGGTCCAGCTCCGggtcccggccccgccccacccgcGCCCACGCCCACGCCCGGTCTCCGCTCTGCTCAGGGCTCCGCCTCCGGCCTGCCAGTGCACGCCTGCGCGCAGCTGAGCCCAAGCCCCATCAAGAAAG AGGAGAGTGGAATTCCAACCTCTCGACTGGCACTGCCTGTGGGCCTGGCCTTTGGACCTGCACGGGAGAAGGTGGCACCAGAGGAGCCCCCAGAGAAGAGGGCTGTGCTGATGGGGCCTGTGGACCCGCCTCGACACAGTGCACCCCCCAGTTTCCTGCCCCGTGGCAAGGTTCCCCTAAGGG GTGTCCTCTTTGCCCGTCGCCAGCCTGTGCCAGCTTCCCAGGGCCCAACCaaccctgcacccccacccccaacagggCCCCCTTCCAGCGTCTCACCCTGA
- the ARID3C gene encoding AT-rich interactive domain-containing protein 3C isoform X3 has product MEALQRQQAARLAQGVGPLAPPRPPPPPRPSFPGSGSQTLQAPEGVLGEVGAEEEEDAQEDEDGEEAGAEDEVAEESRPGTRGTSSPSSQTPGPHPHEWTYEEQFKQLYELDADPKRKEFLDDLFSFMQKRGTPVNRVPIMAKQVLDLYALFRLVTAKGGLVEVINRKVWREVTRGLSLPTTITSAAFTLRTQYMKYLYPYECETQALSSPGELQAAIDSNRREGRRQAYTAAPLFGLAGPPPRGTPAPARGPAPGPGPAPPAPTPTPGLRSAQGSASGLPVHACAQLSPSPIKKEESGIPTSRLALPVGLAFGPAREKVAPEEPPEKRAVLMGPVDPPRHSAPPSFLPRGKVPLREEQLDGPLSLAGSGISSINMALEINGVVYTGVLFARRQPVPASQGPTNPAPPPPTGPPSSVSP; this is encoded by the exons ATGGAGGCCCTGCAGAGACAGCAGGCAGCCCGACTGGCCCAGGGGGTGGGGCCATTGGCACCTCCACGCCCACCGCCACCACCTCGGCCTTCCTTTCCCGGCTCTggctcccagaccctgcaggcccCTGAGGGGGTCTTGGGGGAGGTCGGggctgaggaagaggaggacgCCCAAGAGGATGAGGACGGAGAGGAAGCCGGGGCAGAAGATGAGGTGGCTGAGGAGAGCCGTCCAGGGACCCGGGGCACTAGCTCACCTTCCAGCCAGACCCCTGGACCTCACCCCCATGAGTGGACCTACGAGGAGCAATTCAAGCAG CTGTACGAGCTCGATGCAGATCCCAAGAGGAAAGAATTTCTGGATGACCTGTTTAGCTTCATGCAGAAGAGGG GGACTCCAGTGAACCGTGTACCTATCATGGCGAAGCAGGTGCTGGACCTGTATGCGCTCTTTCGCCTGGTGACCGCCAAGGGCGGCTTGGTGGAAGTCATCAACCGCAAGGTGTGGCGGGAGGTCACGCGGGGCCTCAGCTTACCCACCACCATCACATCGGCCGCCTTCACTCTACGCACCCA GTACATGAAGTACTTGTACCCGTACGAGTGCGAAACGCAGGCGCTCAGCTCCCCGGGGGAGCTCCAGGCCGCCATCGACAGCAACCGACGCGAGGGCCGCCGTCAGGCTTACACCGCCGCCCCGCTCTTCGGCTTGGCGGGGCCGCCCCCTCGGGGCACTCCCGCCCCAGCTCGGGGTCCAGCTCCGggtcccggccccgccccacccgcGCCCACGCCCACGCCCGGTCTCCGCTCTGCTCAGGGCTCCGCCTCCGGCCTGCCAGTGCACGCCTGCGCGCAGCTGAGCCCAAGCCCCATCAAGAAAG AGGAGAGTGGAATTCCAACCTCTCGACTGGCACTGCCTGTGGGCCTGGCCTTTGGACCTGCACGGGAGAAGGTGGCACCAGAGGAGCCCCCAGAGAAGAGGGCTGTGCTGATGGGGCCTGTGGACCCGCCTCGACACAGTGCACCCCCCAGTTTCCTGCCCCGTGGCAAGGTTCCCCTAAGGG AAGAGCAGCTGGATGGGCCTCTCAGTCTGGCAGGCAGTGGTATCAGCAGTATCAACATGGCCCTAGAGATCAACGGGGTGGTCTACACTG GTGTCCTCTTTGCCCGTCGCCAGCCTGTGCCAGCTTCCCAGGGCCCAACCaaccctgcacccccacccccaacagggCCCCCTTCCAGCGTCTCACCCTGA
- the ARID3C gene encoding AT-rich interactive domain-containing protein 3C isoform X1, translated as MEALQRQQAARLAQGVGPLAPPRPPPPPRPSFPGSGSQTLQAPEGVLGEVGAEEEEDAQEDEDGEEAGAEDEVAEESRPGTRGTSSPSSQTPGPHPHEWTYEEQFKQLYELDADPKRKEFLDDLFSFMQKRGTPVNRVPIMAKQVLDLYALFRLVTAKGGLVEVINRKVHEVLVPVRVRNAGAQLPGGAPGRHRQQPTRGPPSGLHRRPALRLGGAAPSGHSRPSSGSSSGSRPRPTRAHAHARSPLCSGLRLRPASARLRAAEPKPHQERGEWNSNLSTGTACGPGLWTCTGEGGTRGAPREEGCADGACGPASTQCTPQFPAPWQGSPKGCPLCPSPACASFPGPNQPCTPTPNRAPFQRLTLREKLRVPAPLLRGEDTPPGPFFQGAHSRIQPWEVTPPMPCGLRAKEISFDVTSTSLKRESTPPWSTPAASTKEFCPQ; from the exons ATGGAGGCCCTGCAGAGACAGCAGGCAGCCCGACTGGCCCAGGGGGTGGGGCCATTGGCACCTCCACGCCCACCGCCACCACCTCGGCCTTCCTTTCCCGGCTCTggctcccagaccctgcaggcccCTGAGGGGGTCTTGGGGGAGGTCGGggctgaggaagaggaggacgCCCAAGAGGATGAGGACGGAGAGGAAGCCGGGGCAGAAGATGAGGTGGCTGAGGAGAGCCGTCCAGGGACCCGGGGCACTAGCTCACCTTCCAGCCAGACCCCTGGACCTCACCCCCATGAGTGGACCTACGAGGAGCAATTCAAGCAG CTGTACGAGCTCGATGCAGATCCCAAGAGGAAAGAATTTCTGGATGACCTGTTTAGCTTCATGCAGAAGAGGG GGACTCCAGTGAACCGTGTACCTATCATGGCGAAGCAGGTGCTGGACCTGTATGCGCTCTTTCGCCTGGTGACCGCCAAGGGCGGCTTGGTGGAAGTCATCAACCGCAAG GTACATGAAGTACTTGTACCCGTACGAGTGCGAAACGCAGGCGCTCAGCTCCCCGGGGGAGCTCCAGGCCGCCATCGACAGCAACCGACGCGAGGGCCGCCGTCAGGCTTACACCGCCGCCCCGCTCTTCGGCTTGGCGGGGCCGCCCCCTCGGGGCACTCCCGCCCCAGCTCGGGGTCCAGCTCCGggtcccggccccgccccacccgcGCCCACGCCCACGCCCGGTCTCCGCTCTGCTCAGGGCTCCGCCTCCGGCCTGCCAGTGCACGCCTGCGCGCAGCTGAGCCCAAGCCCCATCAAGAAAG AGGAGAGTGGAATTCCAACCTCTCGACTGGCACTGCCTGTGGGCCTGGCCTTTGGACCTGCACGGGAGAAGGTGGCACCAGAGGAGCCCCCAGAGAAGAGGGCTGTGCTGATGGGGCCTGTGGACCCGCCTCGACACAGTGCACCCCCCAGTTTCCTGCCCCGTGGCAAGGTTCCCCTAAGGG GTGTCCTCTTTGCCCGTCGCCAGCCTGTGCCAGCTTCCCAGGGCCCAACCaaccctgcacccccacccccaacagggCCCCCTTCCAGCGTCTCACCCTGAGAGAGAAATTAAGAGTACCAGCCCCATTGCTGAGGGGAGAGGACACACCCCCTGGCCCATTCTTCCAGGGTGCCCACTCTAGGATCCAGCCCTGGGAGGTGACCCCCCCAATGCCATGTGGACTTAGAGCCAAAGAGATTTCTTTTGATGTTACATCTACCTCATTGAAAAGGGAGAGCACCCCTCCCTGGTCAACTCCAGCAGCATCTACCAAAGAATTCTGCCCCCAGTAA
- the DCTN3 gene encoding dynactin subunit 3, producing the protein MAAVTDVQRLQARLEELERWVYGPGGSRGSRKVADGLVKVQVALGNIASKRERVKILYKKIEDLIKYLDPEYIDRIAIPDASKLQFILAEEQFILSQVALLEQVEALVPMLDSTHIKAVPEHAARLQRLAQIHIQQQDQCVEITEESKALLEEYNKTTMLLSKQFVQWDELLCQLEAAKQVKPAEE; encoded by the exons ATGGCGGCTGTGACCGATGTGCAGCGGCTACAGGCCCGTCTGGAGGAGCTGGAGCGCTGGGTGTACGGGCCAGGCGGGTCGCGCGGCTCGCGGAAG GTGGCTGATGGCCTGGTCAAGGTGCAGGTGGCTTTGGGGAACATTGCCAGCAAGAGGGAGAGGGTGAAGATTCTGTACAAAAAGA TTGAAGACCTAATCAAATACCTGGATCCTGAATACATTGACCGCATTGCCATACCTGATGCCTCCAAGCTGCAGTTCATCTTAGCAG AGGAGCAGTTTATCCTCTCCCAGGTTGCACTCCTGGAGCAGGTGGAGGCTTTGGTGCCCATGCTGGACAGCACTCACATCAAAG CCGTTCCTGAGCATGCCGCCCGCCTGCAGCGCTTGGCCCAGATCCACATCCAGCAGCAG GACCAGTGTGTGGAGATCACTGAGGAGTCCAAGGCTCTCCTGGAGGAATACAACAAGACT ACAATGCTTCTCTCCAAGCAATTTGTGCAGTGGGATGAACTACTCTGCCAGCTAGAGGCTGCCAAGCAAGTGAAGCCAGCAGAGGAGTGA
- the RPP25L gene encoding ribonuclease P protein subunit p25-like protein has protein sequence MEHYRKAGSVELPASSPMPQLPPDTLEMRVRDGSKIRNLLGLALGRLEGGSARHVVFSGSGRAAGKAVSCAEIVKRRVPGLHQLTKLRFLQTEDSWVPTSPNTGLDPLTVRRHVPAVWVLLSRDPLDPSECGYQPPGAPPGLGPTPSSSCGARPRRRARDSRF, from the coding sequence ATGGAGCACTACCGGAAAGCTGGCTCTGTGGAACTCCCAGCATCTTCCCCGATGCCCCAGCTACCTCCTGATACCTTGGAGATGCGGGTCCGAGATGGCAGCAAAATTCGCAACCTTCTGGGGCTGGCGCTGGGTCGGTTGGAAGGTGGCAGCGCAAGGCATGTGGTGTTCTCAGGTTCTGGCCGAGCTGCAGGCAAGGCTGTCAGCTGTGCTGAGATTGTCAAACGGCGGGTTCCAGGCCTTCACCAGCTTACCAAGCTGCGCTTCCTGCAGACCGAGGACAGCTGGGTGCCAACCTCACCTAACACAGGCCTAGATCCCCTCACGGTTCGCCGCCATGTGCCTGCGGTGTGGGTATTGCTCAGCCGGGACCCCCTGGACCCCAGTGAATGTGGCTACCAGCCCCCAGGGGCACCCCCTGGCCTGGGCCCCACACCTAGCTCCAGCTGTGGCGCCCGACCCCGAAGAAGGGCTCGAGACTCCCGGTTCTGA